The following coding sequences lie in one Cannabis sativa cultivar Pink pepper isolate KNU-18-1 chromosome 5, ASM2916894v1, whole genome shotgun sequence genomic window:
- the LOC133038568 gene encoding uncharacterized protein LOC133038568 has product MEIPNNQDGLKIEYHHGVCLARNPKTGVIEHHLPIPQAENVFGNFFYYDSDTRGTIFVIKSEKDYEILKLGDQNWRPLQPDFRKGQPVLKFKDKDREKLLFFYLVRTPQQQGTFDLEISCFDLLTEKYEKLRNFPRNIFCDVTKLIPFYWESDPAIAIGELSKEHGLRVLVMKNDYSWNEQVIEICSPFLNQHLIPTGIIPVAFVNTLLWFRYRKHNHRNIEYCYDTILGRVMGSKEV; this is encoded by the coding sequence atggagattccaaacaaccaAGATGGCTTGAAAATAGAGTATCATCATGGTGTGTGCCTTGCTCGAAACCCGAAAACCGGAGTAATAGAACACCATCTTCCTATTCCTCAAGCGGAAAACGTTTTCggaaatttcttttattatgATTCCGACACCCGTGGCACTATATTTGTCATCAAGTCTGAAAAGGATTATGAAATTCTAAAACTTGGTGACCAAAATTGGAGACCTCTACAACCCGATTTCCGAAAAGGGCAACCCGTACTCAAGTTCAAAGACAAAGATAGGGAGAAATTACTCTTCTTTTACCTTGTTCGAACTCCACAACAACAAGGTACTTTTGATTTAGAGATTAGTTGTTTTGATCTACTTACTGAGAAATATGAGAAGTTGAGAAATTTCCCAAGAAATATTTTCTGTGATGTAACGAAGCTCATTCCTTTTTATTGGGAATCTGATCCTGCTATTGCTATTGGTGAATTGAGTAAGGAACATGGGCTTAGGGTTTTGGTAATGAAGAATGATTATAGTTGGAATGAACAAGTGATAGAGATCTGCTCACctttcttaaatcaacatttGATTCCGACGGGAATCATTCCTGTGGCATTTGTGAATACTCTTCTGTGGTTTAGATATAGAAAGCACAATCATCGTAACATAGAGTATTGTTATGATACTATCTTAGGTCGGGTTATGGGCTCTAAAGAAGTATGA